A section of the Neofelis nebulosa isolate mNeoNeb1 chromosome 12, mNeoNeb1.pri, whole genome shotgun sequence genome encodes:
- the LOC131490873 gene encoding interferon beta-like, which translates to MTSRSLLSWALMLLLSSTACSLDCHFQRRGIWEIVQHLENLGGKFPLRCLKDRSNFRFLQVAKIDQLPEETAFPAIGEMLRQVFNTFSLNVSQSLWNESRLERLLSGLYQQTEKTGVCLEQDSGQEDHSSSQREGTRLAIKNYFQGIRDYLQGQKYSHCAWEVIRVEIRRCFLFIEQLTRRHRDQEIGHLHN; encoded by the coding sequence ATGACCAGCCGGAGCTTGCTGAGCTGGGCTTTGATGCTACTTCTTTCCAGTACTGCCTGCTCTCTGGACTGTCACTTTCAACGGAGGGGCATCTGGGAGATTGTACAACATTTAGAGAACCTTGGAGGAAAATTTCCCCTGAGATGTCTGAAGGACAGAAGCAACTTCAGATTCCTCCAGGTTGCAAAAATCGACCAGCTTCCGGAGGAAACTGCTTTCCCGGCCATCGGAGAAATGCTGCGACAGGTCTTCAACACTTTCAGCCTGAATGTCTCCCAATCGTTGTGGAATGAAAGCCGTTTAGAGAGACTCCTAAGTGGACTGTATCAGCAAACAGAGAAGACAGGGGTATGCCTGGAGCAGGACTCTGGGCAGGAGGATCATTCATCCTCGCAAAGGGAGGGTACCAGACTTGCAATAAAGAATTATTTCCAAGGCATCCGTGACTATTTGCAAGGCCAAAAGTATAGCCACTGTGCCTGGGAGGTCATCCGTGTGGAAATCCGAAGGTGTTTTCTCTTCATTGAGCAGCTGACAAGAAGACATCGGGACCAAGAAATAGGTCACTTACATAACTAA